A stretch of DNA from bacterium:
GGGGATGAGCCGGAACACGGCCGCCTCGCCAAGCCGCTGCACAAACACGTTCACGCGGAAGCGGCCGACGTTCTGCAGTTCGAGCGACAGGTCGAGGTCGTGCGTATCCTCGAACCGGGCCTTGTGCTCGTCGGTGAGCACGTCGTAGAGCATTTCGTGCAGCGACGTCGCGGTCAGCGGCGGATAGTCGAGGCGAACGAGCTTCCCGTGAATACGAAGGGACGGCGGAGTCCCGACGGTCAGGTGAAGGTCAGAGGCGTCGCGCTCTCGTGTCAGGATCAGCAGTTCTGTGATATCCATCGGCCCCCCGGCACCTTTTGCGCCACGTCACCGGGTCTGCCGGGAAGCCAAGGCCGCGCTGGTTCACGCGGCGGGGATGGACGATGCTGGGTGTGCGGCCGGGGAGAAAAAAACGCTCTCCGCGGCCACGGAGAGCGTCGAGGTGCCAGCTTTGGCAACCCGGCCGACTCGCCAGCGCTTCTGCTGGCCAGTCCCGTGGCTTTGCGTCCCCAGATCGCTCTGGGTTTGCCCCTACAAAGCGGTCAGGCTATGAAATTGTCACCGCAAGTTAATCACAAGCGTAGCCTAAAGTCAATAGGTTCTCCCCCAGACCTACGCGAAATCATACCTTCACCCTACACCTTCCACCCTAGCCGAGAGCGGATCTTCCGCAGTGCCCTGTGAGGATACTAGGGCACCCGCCAGATCGCTTTCCCTTGCCCGGGCCGGAAGACAACCACCCGCCCGACCGTCGGGCTGAACTGACCGCTTTCCGGTGCGTACTGGAACTCGAAGGCGATTCCTAGGGTGTCGTAGATCAGCGTGCGGCTCCTGGTCGCCAGTTCGAGCGTCATCTGCGGATCGTGGTAGGCGGCGGTGAGCTGCTGCGCGCTCGATCCGATGCCGACGTGGTCGATCGTTCGAGCGTCCGGCTCACTGGTGCCGACGGCCCAGACGACGTCGGACGTGTGCGGATAGACGACGAAGATCCTGGGGCCCGACCAGGACTTTTCATCGAGCTGCGGGCGGAACACCAAATCTGTCCCGCTGGGCCTCATGTCGGCGACGATCGTGTCGCCCAACGCGAAGACGATATCCGCGAGGTGCCTGTCCACCGTCCACTGACCGACGCCTAGCCCGGGAACCACCACCAGCGGCGCCGGCGGCTGCGCGCCGGACTGTGCCACCGCGCCTAATGGAAGGGCTAGCATCAGGACGATCGCCGCGATACGGCCGGCCTTTACCGCATGTCGCATCTGTGTCCTCCCCCTGCCCGCCGAGCGCACGCGCGCACGCGGGTGTCGAATGCTAATGGAGCAGCGCCTCGATCTGTCTCGTCAGCTCCCCGGTTCCGTCCGGGCCCGTGAAGCCACCCGTCAGGGCCACGCCGGCGACGCGCCCGTCGGCCCTGATAAAGAACGTCGTGGGCAGTGCCGCCACATGGTAGGCCGCCGCCACCTGCCCGTGATCGTCGCGTCCGACAGGATAGGTCACGCCGCGGGCGGCCAGGAATGTCCGGCTCGCCGCCCACGTATCGGTCGCCCCGTCGATGCCCAGGACCACGACGCCGCGGGCGCGATACTTCAGGTACGCGGCCTCGAGCGCCGGCATCTCCGCCCGGCACGGCGGGCACCACGACGCCCAGAAGTTGAGAACGATCGGGTGTCCGCGAAATTGGTCGAGAGACACTGTCGCGCCGCGGTACGCCGGGGCACTGAAGGCCGGCGCTATCGCACCCGGGTCCGTTCCGATCCGCGCGCGGGGCGCCACGCTCCGATCGGCCACCTCGTCCGCGGCGGTGTGCATCACCGTCCGCAGCGCCACGGTCCCCAGCGCGAACGCCAGAAGGACGAGCACGGCGATGAGGGCCGGCGCCGCGGCGCGCGGGAACGAGGCGGGCCTACTGGCCACGAAGCACCACTCCTGTCACTTGGGGCGCGCCGAGCGTCGCGCTCGCCGGCACAACCACGGTCTCCGTTTCCCCCGGCGACAGTTGCACGGTGGCCGATCCGGCCTCACCGTTGCTGACATACGGCACGGTCACTGTGACCCGCTGTACCCACGCCGCGGGAATCACGCCGGTGTCGGTCACGGAGACGAGCGCCTGCACCCGTGGCGGTCCAATCATCTGAGACGGTGCGCCGAGATCGACCTTGATGTGAATTTGACGCTGTGCGAAGTCCGCGTACGCCTCCGGTGAGACGGCCTCGGCCCTCGTCTCGGCCAGTAGCGTTCCCGTGGCGTTCGTGAGGAAGACCTGGTAGCGGACGACGATGTCGACCAGGGCCGCGGTCTGCAGCTCAAACGGCGCGCTGCCGCCGGGGGCGAGTGGGCCCGCGATCATCGTCCGGCCGTCGACTTGGTCACCCGACGCGCGCGTGAACCTGGCCGTCACGAACAGGGGGCCGACGGGGGCCGGCCCGGCGTTGGCCACGGTCCCGGTCACGGTGAGCCCGCCGACTGAAAGCACGTTGGCGCTGACGTCGCGCACCACCGCGGCAGATGCGCCGGCCGCCGGCGGACCCGTCTGTACTGGGATCGGCGGTCCCGGGGGCATCACCGGCACGATCTCGGACTTCTGCGGCGCACCGAACGGTATCGCGGCCGTCACGAACGCCTCGACGGCGCGTCCGCCGCGGAAGACAAACCCGACGCCCTGGAACGCGTACAGAACGGTGGCGTTCTCACCCGATGTCGTTGTCACGGAGTTCACGTCACCGACGAGCCGAGCGGCATCGACGGCCGCGGTACCGACGCCT
This window harbors:
- a CDS encoding FxLYD domain-containing protein, with translation MMAIIRRVRRQRWTVGVAIAALVAAASPPVAAVPSAAAAAELVPGESIGPARLGMTVNAAASALGQSVQLGSGRWMYPRFRLVLDFDAGVAVRISTTSAEYRTAAGAGVGTAAVDAARLVGDVNSVTTTSGENATVLYAFQGVGFVFRGGRAVEAFVTAAIPFGAPQKSEIVPVMPPGPPIPVQTGPPAAGASAAVVRDVSANVLSVGGLTVTGTVANAGPAPVGPLFVTARFTRASGDQVDGRTMIAGPLAPGGSAPFELQTAALVDIVVRYQVFLTNATGTLLAETRAEAVSPEAYADFAQRQIHIKVDLGAPSQMIGPPRVQALVSVTDTGVIPAAWVQRVTVTVPYVSNGEAGSATVQLSPGETETVVVPASATLGAPQVTGVVLRGQ
- a CDS encoding TlpA disulfide reductase family protein, whose product is MASRPASFPRAAAPALIAVLVLLAFALGTVALRTVMHTAADEVADRSVAPRARIGTDPGAIAPAFSAPAYRGATVSLDQFRGHPIVLNFWASWCPPCRAEMPALEAAYLKYRARGVVVLGIDGATDTWAASRTFLAARGVTYPVGRDDHGQVAAAYHVAALPTTFFIRADGRVAGVALTGGFTGPDGTGELTRQIEALLH